The region AATTGATTATTTCATATACATTGATAATCTTACAGATATAAATTCCTTCCGCCCAAATTCACAGAATTAAGAAGGATCGAATAAAGATGATAAATTAGAACGATAATTACCTATCCGATTACACCAATGTGTAATGATTGGAATAATGAGTAACTTTTTAAATCAAGCGTCGTATTTAATTAATCAACCAGAAGTGCAAAATCCAGTTGAAAAAATACTAACCCCTATTAACCAAAACTTCATCCTATCCATATAATCTTTCGTTTGGATTTGAAAATATAAAAACCTTGATGAGAAAATTGGTATAATATTGCTCCAATTATAATTCTTGCATCCTCAAAGTAACCTTTAACTTTTCAAGTGCCTGTTGCTTAGCCCATAAAAAATATATCAGGTCCTCAAATTAAATTTAAGAACCTGATAAATAATATATGGAAACCTATTTCAAAAAACCATGTTGCCTATTTGTTGTTCTTGACAGTTAAATTGCTAAGAGCCGTCCCCAATTCATCCATGTCTCTGTTGAATTCTGACTTAAACATTTCCCATTTCTCTTTGCTGTCTGCCTTATACTCATTCAATTTTTTCTGAGTATCTGCATTCTTTTGTTCCAACTCAGCGATCTTCTTATTGTATTCGTCTTTTACCGCTTTCTTTTCATTAGCAATCCTACTCTTAAAATCAGCGATCAACTGATTATTGGAAGCAATACGGTCTTCATTTACTTTTTTGTAATTCTGAATATCCTGAAGGTATTCCTGATTAGCCTGTTCTAAATCCTTGTTGGCCTGATTGACTTCCTGTTGGGCAGTGTTTACCTTCTCTGCTGGAGAGGAGCACATCATGATCATACTCGAAATCAAAATAACTGGTAATATATAATAAAATAATTTTTTCATTTTTTTGTAATTTTAATGGTTAAATTTGGTGACTCAAAGTGTATTAATTTATTAAAGTTCTGCCATCATTTTCTGCCATTCTTCTTTTGATTTGCCAAGTTTTATTTGCAACTTACCAATCATTTCATCCATCTTACCTTCCCCAAACATAAGATCATCATCTGTCAGTTCTGCAAATTTTTGCTTTAGTTTCCCCTTTTGCTCGTTCCAATTTCCCTTCATTTCAGTAGAGTTCATTTTTTAAATATTTATTGTGTGAATGAATTATCACTTCCCAAAGATGCAATAACCTTGATTAAAATAATTACATCCAAAAAAATATTACTTACATATTTTACACAATTTTAAAAAAATGAAATCCTGCAAAATCAATTTTAAAATCAATGACAAGAGACAATTTTATCAGACATGAACTGGGATTAATAAAAGAGCTACCTATTTTACAATAGGTAGCCCCCCATTATTAACCCTTCAAATTACACTTACCTTTCTTTATTTGGAATGATGTCTATAATTACGGTGCGATTATAGGCTCTTTCTTCAGGAAACTTATTGCCAAAAGGAGCAAAAGTATCATCCTCTCCCATACCCATGGTTTCAAAAGTAATATCACTTCTACCTGCCAATGCCGGACTTGAAGACAAAATTGTTTTCACATCCATAGCCCTGGCCAGTGATAATTTCTGATTATTGACTTCATCACCAATGGCATCTGTATGACCGTGTATGATTACTTTAGCACCTACAGGTATTTTTTTTGCAACCACCTCAGTGAGATATTTTTCATAAATCGAAACTGCTTTTGACTCATTAAATTCATAAATCACACTATATCTAATCCCCTGTTCATTTTCGTCCGGTTTCCAAAGGACCATATGAACTTTATTGCTTTGTGAAATAATCTTGCCATCTTCCCTTATCCCCTTCATAGTAACCACAAAATCTCCTTCAGGTCTTTCACCTAAAATGGTTTTACCAGGAATGGTAACCAGATCTTTGTAATAAGGTCCAAAACTTTGAATTTTGCCTTTACTATCTTTTACTTCTATATTCCAGGATGTAAATGCTTGCGTGGCCCCCTCTACATTAAATGAAACATAACTATCTAATGGTGCTTCCTGAATAGAATTAATTTCGATAGGTTTTAACAACATTTCCTTGCCACTTTGAAATTCCATCAACAGTGCCGGAGAATTACTTTCAATCGATACTCGCTGATCTCCTTCACGAAGTAAATCAAGTTCCAAAGTTCCTCCAGGTTGTTCAGATGGAATTTTTGGTTTGTCGCGTCCTTCAATTCCAATTCTGCTTGGCATTATAGAGAATACATTCACTAAGTAATCCTTCACTGATACTGCCATTAACTTACCATGATCAATTCCTTTGATGGAAGAACCAACCAAAACAATTTCCGATGAAGGATCTTTTTGCATTCTGTCACCTAAAATGTTTAATACATTATAATACACAACCATTTCGCGATCCGAACGTCCAGATAGTTTTTTAGGTTTAAAAACTTCAAGTTGATCTTCTTTAAAGTCTTTAACTTGATTTTTATTTAACAACACATATCGATCTGAAATTTCTGTTGACTCTCCATCAAAATAAACATAGTTTAATACAGGAAATGTCTCCCTCACTCTTCTTGAAACAGGAATGTTTTTAGGAGAAATGATGGTGAATTTAAATTTTGGATCTTCCATTTCGATAATTGCCGGAACAGGTATTTTCTTTCCTCTGCCAAATTTTATCGCTGCTCCAACTCTGACAGTTGTCAAATTCCA is a window of Candidatus Vicinibacter affinis DNA encoding:
- a CDS encoding OmpA family protein, which gives rise to MKNNIFKDSKQFKFRSHYQNLLKSIVMIALFMTAMQFQLTAQTFEYSKPSWWIGASAGANLNFNRGSTQELNAEFTSPVAFHNGFGAGLFLAPLVEYQAPGSMFGFGFQAGYDSRKGKFDQVITPCDCPADLSTKLSYITVEPTLKFAPFRSNFYLFGGPRVAFLIDNSFTYKLGINPAYPDQLPNPDVKGDLSNTNKTLLSMQIGAGYDIPVSSQNHQIQSMISPFVSFQPYFGQSPRAIETWNLTTVRVGAAIKFGRGKKIPVPAIIEMEDPKFKFTIISPKNIPVSRRVRETFPVLNYVYFDGESTEISDRYVLLNKNQVKDFKEDQLEVFKPKKLSGRSDREMVVYYNVLNILGDRMQKDPSSEIVLVGSSIKGIDHGKLMAVSVKDYLVNVFSIMPSRIGIEGRDKPKIPSEQPGGTLELDLLREGDQRVSIESNSPALLMEFQSGKEMLLKPIEINSIQEAPLDSYVSFNVEGATQAFTSWNIEVKDSKGKIQSFGPYYKDLVTIPGKTILGERPEGDFVVTMKGIREDGKIISQSNKVHMVLWKPDENEQGIRYSVIYEFNESKAVSIYEKYLTEVVAKKIPVGAKVIIHGHTDAIGDEVNNQKLSLARAMDVKTILSSSPALAGRSDITFETMGMGEDDTFAPFGNKFPEERAYNRTVIIDIIPNKER
- a CDS encoding CsbD family protein produces the protein MNSTEMKGNWNEQKGKLKQKFAELTDDDLMFGEGKMDEMIGKLQIKLGKSKEEWQKMMAEL